The following proteins are encoded in a genomic region of Trypanosoma brucei gambiense DAL972 chromosome 8, complete sequence:
- a CDS encoding variant surface glycoprotein (VSG), translating to MRHASRVCSLGLFVLALVTSSSPAEAAYDACTTPCKCSKRLAKASTFYVQKFETSVHNLVKMQRYFTRLLIAATAGNVATAQTALPTLAAAGKVIQECQETVTDQIDALKTGLPTLANASSNLAALARRGSTTTTLKITAQNTAGYFRDTSFADPPIAIKSDDSCGHEKEDDETNFDDNTTTERIPHNNCNMRQRRSNNCHSAPPTAGTGFLQFDLTSKTEQDTSKTPSRWGSAGADKDVIIQGEVNITQGTKMAQEALKDLKAAAANTSCDRQLTEYATVSTSPLFKRQAIRSLLNKPNNEQDSTNPPDKLTAPITAAYGEGGKEYKTKLWEAIETLKPPITKNKERAELDIKENTPLEQLTEAPAWQMDEANSKASQTTKNNKNANDSSKSNAADKTEDKKDGVNKATTECVATEEKYCDKTKCDWDAEKKQCKVKEGAVVIPAVIKVPFLFLQLFIEDFRSNL from the exons ATGCGGCACGCATCAAGGGTATGTTCGCTAGGCCTTTTTGTCTTAGCTTTGGTGACGAGTAGCTCGCCGGCTGAAGCAGCATACGACGCGTGCACAACACCGTGTAAATGTAGCAAACGACTCGCCAAAGCATCGACATTCTATGTCCAAAAGTTTGAAACCAGCGTCCACAACCTTGTAAAGATGCAGAGATACTTCACAAGACTGCTCATAGCGGCGACAGCAGGCAACGTAGCAACTGCACAAACCGCTCTACCGACTCTGGCTGCCGCGGGAAAAGTGATTCAAGAATGCCAGGAAACTGTCACCGACCAGATAGATGCTCTGAAAACAGGTCTACCAACATTAGCCAACGCCTCTTCCAACCTTGCGGCGCTAGCAAGGCGCGGGAGCACAACAACTACACTCAAAATAACAGCGCAGAACACAGCTGGCTACTTCCGAGACACCTCCTTCGCGGACCCACCAATAGCTATCAAATCCGACGACAGCTGCGGACACGAAAAGGAAGACGACGAAACAAACTTTGACGAC aatacTACAACCGAGAGAATACCACACAATAACTGTAACATGCGACAGCGACGGTCGAACAACTGCCACAGTGCGCCGCCGACGGCAGGCACGGGGTTTCTGCAATTTGATCTGACAAGTAAGACAGAACAAGACACCAGCAAAACACCAAGCAGGTGGGGATCTGCAGGCGCCGACAAAGACGTCATAATACAAGGCGAAGTAAATATAACTCAAGGGACCAAAATGGCCCAAGAAGCTCTGAAGGACCTCAAAGCCGCGGCAGCAAACACGTCTTGCGACCGGCAGCTGACTGAGTACGCAACAGTTTCCACGTCGCCTTTGTTCAAACGACAGGCGATCCGCAGTTTGCTTAACAAACCGAACAACGAACAGGATTCCACAAACCCCCCAGACAAGCTAACCGCTCCAATAACGGCGGCTTACGGGGAAGGCGGAAAGgagtacaaaacaaaattgtGGGAAGCCATAGAAACCCTTAAACCACCGATAACAAAGAACAAAGAGCGAGCCGAGCTGGACATTAAAGAAAACACACCTCTTGAACAGCTCACTGAAGCCCCGGCATGGCAGATGGACGAAGCTAACTCGAAGGCATCACAAACAactaaaaataacaaaaatgcaAACGACTCAAGCAAGTCAAATGCAGcagacaaaacagaagacAAGAAAGACGGAGTTAATAAAGCAACAACTGAATGCGTAGCCACTGAAGAGAAATATtgtgacaaaacaaagtgtGATTGGGACgcagagaaaaaacagtGCAAAGTTAAGGAGGGAGCGGTTGTTATTCCTGCTGTAATTAAagtcccttttttgtttctacaaTTATTTATAGAGGATTTTCGCTCAAATTTATGA